Below is a genomic region from Streptantibioticus cattleyicolor NRRL 8057 = DSM 46488.
TCGTCGGCGAGGACGACGCGTCGCGGTGCCGGGGTGCCGTTCTCCGAGTGCCAGGGCGCGTGGTGCGCGACGCCTTCCTCGGTCCAGGTGATGTGTTCGTTCCGGCGGTCGGTGGACACCGGGTACTCCTCGGGTGCGTGACGTGCGGGGGCACGGAACGCGCTGCGACGAGGAGTGCGTGGGCGGCCCGGGTGGTTCGGCGGATGCGGCTACCGCTCCCGCGTCGCAGCGCGGGAGGAGGCGTCGCCGAGAACCATGCCGAGCGTCACGAGGAACCCTTTCCACGACGATTTTCACTGCGAGCGGTACGTCGTGCGCCAGGCTCGCACGGCGCGTACCCCGGGGGCAAACCACGCCGGGCGCGTCAGCGCGCGACGGCCAGGGCGAGGGAGGCGCAGGCCAGCGCGAGGTAGGCGCCGGGGAAGGCGATGTTGTACAGGACGCGGGCGCGCAGGTGGGCGACGACGGCGCCGGTGAAGAACAGGACGAGTCCGGTGGCGGCGGCGACGCCGAGCGGACGGAGGCCGAGGAGTCCGAGGACGAGCCCCGCGGCGCCGGCCGCCTTGAGCACGGCGAGCCGGGACAGCCAGGAGCGCGGGACGCCGACTTCGGCCGAGTTGGCGAGGACGAACCCGGCCTTGAGGAAACTCGCCACGGCGTCGGTCAGGTTGACGGCGGCGGTGACGAGCGTGACGACCAGGTAGGCGATGGGCATGACGGATCTTCCCCCTTCGGGCCGGACGCACCGGATGCGTCGGCGGGCGGTGCCGTGGTGCACGGCAAGCCTCGTCAGGGGGGCGGGTCGGCGTCCAATACCGTCCTCCATAACCTGATCGCATGGATGTCGACACCGGGTTGCTGCGCTGCTTCGTCGCCGTGGCGCGGGAGGGGAGCCTGACCGGCGCGGCGGAGCGGCTGTACGTCTCGCAGCCGGCGCTGACGAAGCGGATCAGGCAGTTGGAGGCGGGGCTGGGGACGCCGTTGTTCATCCGGTCCCGGGCCGGGATGGCGCTGACCGAGGCGGGGCGGGCGCTGGCGGAGCGCGCGCCGGGGCTGCTGGACGAGTGGGAGCGGACGCTGCGGGAGACCCGGCAGGTGGCGGCGCGTTCGGCGCGGGTGCTGCGGGTGGGTTTCCTGGCCAGCGCGGCCAACGAGGCCACGTCTCGGATCGTGGCGGCGTTCGCCCGCCGCAGACCGGGGTGGCGGGCCGAGATGCGGCAGGCGGCCTGGTCGGACCCGTCCGCCGGGCTCGCCGCCGGTGACGTCGATGTCGCCCTGCTGCGGCTGCCGTTCCCCGGCGAGGACGCGCTGCGGGTGGAGACGCTCTTCACCGAGG
It encodes:
- a CDS encoding LysR family transcriptional regulator, producing MDVDTGLLRCFVAVAREGSLTGAAERLYVSQPALTKRIRQLEAGLGTPLFIRSRAGMALTEAGRALAERAPGLLDEWERTLRETRQVAARSARVLRVGFLASAANEATSRIVAAFARRRPGWRAEMRQAAWSDPSAGLAAGDVDVALLRLPFPGEDALRVETLFTEARCVALPASHRLAGRAVIPFRELWDEPFVAAPEETGRWRGYWLAADERDGRPVTVGAVTDQPDEWLSAIANGYGIALAPESAARFYARPGIVYRPVTGVTPSRVGVAWSPADDTNPVVRDFVGCCRRYGGGGVA
- a CDS encoding DoxX family protein encodes the protein MPIAYLVVTLVTAAVNLTDAVASFLKAGFVLANSAEVGVPRSWLSRLAVLKAAGAAGLVLGLLGLRPLGVAAATGLVLFFTGAVVAHLRARVLYNIAFPGAYLALACASLALAVAR